One genomic segment of Pirellulales bacterium includes these proteins:
- a CDS encoding alkaline phosphatase, with the protein MGLRSLFAATTTSSTGEEHDRVRELQMSAMTSKQADWGYWGPSPAKYSGWASHSNRLIPVYTFGMDLCSVAGKNSVYRSKERLEKLYGYLPTDTLNPDAEYFDQTDIYRLQTTAAAAGKKRIILFIFDGTDWQTTRAAAIYRSGKIYHSGRGTGLHLQDYRGTTTDFGYFVTSPRNDGTKPDVNSQSLANPGGTKHGGYDWKRGGSTPWDEPLRDPEYLIGKSKLQPHAVTDSAASATSMTTGIKTYNDSVNVDFEGNRADPIAQQLQRQDYAIGVVTNVPISHATPAAAYGNNVHRSDYQDLTRDLLGLRSISHKRDPLPGVDVLIGCGWGEAIEDSKSQGENATPGNRYLTEFDRRQIEAGRSGKYVIAERTPGKSGKQVLAAGVQQAIDGRLRLLGFFGYAKNAHLPFRTADGKFDPVKGASDKMDEYSVADLQENPRLVDMTVAALDVLSQRQHGFWLMVEAGDVDWGNHDDNIDCSIGSVLDGDDAVRAITDWIDQHGGWKDTVLIVTADHGHYFHLTKPEALTEASKENK; encoded by the coding sequence ATGGGTTTGCGCAGCCTGTTTGCGGCGACGACTACTTCGTCAACTGGCGAGGAGCACGATCGAGTTCGTGAATTGCAAATGTCGGCAATGACGTCCAAGCAGGCCGACTGGGGTTACTGGGGTCCGTCGCCAGCGAAATATAGTGGTTGGGCTAGCCACTCCAATCGGTTGATTCCGGTTTACACTTTTGGAATGGATCTCTGTTCCGTGGCCGGCAAGAACAGCGTTTACCGTAGCAAAGAGCGGCTCGAAAAGCTGTACGGTTACTTGCCCACCGATACGTTGAATCCCGATGCCGAGTACTTCGATCAAACAGACATTTATCGCTTGCAAACAACGGCTGCAGCAGCGGGGAAAAAACGGATCATTCTGTTTATCTTCGACGGTACGGATTGGCAAACAACCCGCGCCGCCGCAATCTATCGCAGCGGCAAGATTTACCACTCCGGTCGTGGCACCGGGTTGCATTTACAAGATTACCGCGGCACAACAACCGATTTCGGCTACTTCGTGACCAGCCCGCGAAACGACGGAACCAAGCCCGATGTCAATTCCCAGAGCCTTGCCAACCCCGGCGGCACGAAGCATGGCGGTTACGACTGGAAACGCGGCGGATCGACGCCGTGGGACGAGCCGCTGCGCGATCCTGAGTATCTTATTGGCAAAAGCAAGCTACAGCCACATGCGGTGACCGACTCGGCCGCCTCCGCCACATCGATGACGACCGGGATCAAGACATACAACGACTCCGTCAATGTGGATTTTGAAGGAAATCGAGCCGATCCGATCGCCCAACAGCTTCAGCGGCAAGATTATGCCATCGGCGTTGTTACGAATGTTCCGATTAGCCACGCGACGCCTGCCGCGGCGTATGGTAACAATGTGCATCGCAGCGATTATCAAGATTTGACGCGAGATTTGCTAGGATTGCGGTCGATCTCTCACAAGCGCGATCCCTTGCCAGGCGTTGATGTGCTCATCGGCTGCGGATGGGGAGAAGCAATCGAGGATAGCAAGAGCCAGGGCGAAAACGCCACTCCCGGCAACCGCTACTTGACTGAGTTTGACCGCCGGCAAATCGAAGCTGGCCGCAGCGGTAAATATGTCATTGCGGAGCGCACGCCCGGCAAGAGCGGCAAGCAGGTGTTAGCTGCCGGCGTTCAGCAGGCGATCGACGGTAGATTGCGTCTGCTAGGTTTCTTTGGCTATGCAAAGAACGCTCACTTGCCGTTTCGCACTGCCGATGGAAAATTCGACCCCGTGAAAGGGGCCAGCGACAAGATGGATGAGTATTCGGTGGCCGATTTGCAAGAGAACCCGCGGTTAGTGGATATGACAGTTGCCGCGCTCGATGTGCTATCACAAAGGCAGCACGGCTTTTGGCTGATGGTTGAAGCCGGCGACGTCGATTGGGGAAACCACGACGACAATATCGACTGCTCGATTGGCTCGGTACTCGACGGCGACGACGCCGTTCGCGCCATCACCGATTGGATCGATCAGCATGGCGGCTGGAAAGACACCGTGCTGATCGTAACGGCCGACCACGGCCACTACTTTCACCTGACGAAGCCTGAAGCGCTGACGGAGGCGAGTAAGGAGAACAAGTAG
- a CDS encoding peptidylprolyl isomerase has protein sequence MQLDQAKQQIETASQGKELKDKSLLHLLAAIEFYRPLWNREQQLRAAEAKADDLPRVKLHTSQGDMVVELFENEAPNTVANFISLVESGFYDGTKFHRVLPGFVAQGGDPRTKDTAAAAQRADDGPGYSIECECTKPEHRVHFRGTLSMAHKGLNTGGSQFFITFVPTGNLDGQHTVFGRVIDGIDVLAKLQRVDPEKPKPGMTPDAIIKAEVLRKRNHAYEPKKLGG, from the coding sequence ATGCAGTTGGATCAGGCCAAGCAGCAGATTGAAACGGCGTCCCAAGGAAAAGAGTTGAAAGACAAATCGCTGCTCCATTTGCTGGCGGCGATCGAATTTTATCGTCCGTTGTGGAACCGCGAGCAACAATTGCGCGCCGCGGAAGCCAAGGCCGACGATCTACCACGAGTCAAGTTGCACACCAGCCAAGGCGACATGGTTGTGGAGCTATTCGAAAACGAAGCCCCGAACACCGTGGCGAACTTCATTAGTCTAGTCGAATCGGGCTTTTACGACGGCACGAAGTTTCACCGAGTGCTGCCAGGTTTTGTCGCCCAAGGGGGCGACCCACGCACCAAAGACACTGCCGCCGCCGCACAACGCGCCGACGATGGCCCAGGTTATTCAATTGAATGCGAATGCACCAAGCCAGAACATCGCGTCCACTTTCGTGGCACGCTTAGCATGGCACACAAGGGTCTCAACACCGGCGGCTCACAATTTTTCATCACTTTCGTGCCGACTGGCAACCTAGATGGTCAACATACCGTGTTCGGCCGCGTCATCGATGGAATCGACGTTCTAGCAAAACTCCAGCGAGTCGATCCGGAAAAACCAAAGCCCGGCATGACTCCCGATGCGATCATCAAAGCCGAGGTATTGCGCAAACGCAACCACGCCTACGAGCCGAAGAAGCTGGGAGGATGA